The following are from one region of the Sandaracinus amylolyticus genome:
- a CDS encoding RCC1 domain-containing protein, which translates to MRHATLLLLALVISSCSGDSGSCTVVNEPDGTAVISCPDGTSATVRPGPAGMPGMDGTSSGCTVEETEAGAVITCDDGTSVTVPSGIDGTGCTLADHGDGSATLTCDDGTSVTLPIDAPMHLGATASGSCATRGDGTLRCWGWAGIVLVPGGRFVEIRGFHNDHRLCARRPDHTVACWGNPDPISAPLGETFTRLYGRNRGMCGVRADGTLRCWGPVSASDEPPTDEAFADYAFGVEWGCGLRASDGTIRCWGSSSAPVQPPTPPTGAFESIGAGTYDVCGLRADGTVACSAGLASGAPTEALTAISVGQLHACGIRASDASVVCWGRDVEGQHVVPPGRFVEVVSGGRHSCALDEANEVHCWGHDAEGQTRVPDPL; encoded by the coding sequence ATGCGACACGCGACACTCCTGCTCCTCGCCCTCGTGATTTCCTCCTGCTCGGGCGACTCGGGCTCGTGCACCGTCGTGAACGAGCCCGACGGCACCGCGGTCATCAGCTGCCCCGACGGGACCAGCGCCACCGTCCGTCCCGGCCCCGCGGGCATGCCCGGCATGGACGGGACCTCGAGCGGGTGCACCGTCGAGGAGACCGAGGCCGGCGCGGTCATCACCTGCGACGACGGCACGAGCGTGACCGTCCCGTCGGGCATCGACGGAACCGGCTGCACGCTCGCCGACCACGGCGACGGCTCGGCGACCCTCACGTGCGACGACGGCACCAGCGTGACGCTCCCGATCGACGCCCCGATGCACCTCGGCGCCACCGCGAGCGGCTCGTGCGCGACGCGCGGTGACGGCACGCTGCGCTGCTGGGGCTGGGCCGGCATCGTCCTCGTCCCTGGCGGGCGCTTCGTCGAGATCCGCGGGTTCCACAACGACCACCGTCTCTGCGCGCGCCGGCCCGACCACACCGTCGCGTGCTGGGGCAACCCCGATCCGATCTCGGCCCCGCTGGGCGAGACCTTCACGCGCCTCTACGGGCGCAACCGCGGGATGTGCGGCGTGCGCGCCGACGGCACGTTGCGCTGCTGGGGCCCCGTCAGCGCCAGCGACGAGCCGCCCACCGACGAGGCGTTCGCCGACTACGCCTTCGGCGTCGAGTGGGGGTGCGGCCTCCGCGCGAGCGACGGCACGATCCGCTGCTGGGGCAGCAGCTCGGCGCCCGTGCAGCCGCCGACGCCGCCCACCGGCGCGTTCGAGTCGATCGGCGCGGGCACCTACGACGTGTGCGGGCTCCGCGCCGACGGCACCGTTGCGTGCTCGGCGGGGCTGGCGTCGGGCGCGCCGACCGAAGCGCTCACCGCGATCAGCGTGGGCCAGCTCCACGCGTGCGGGATCCGCGCGAGCGATGCCTCGGTGGTGTGCTGGGGCCGTGACGTCGAAGGGCAGCACGTGGTCCCGCCCGGACGCTTCGTGGAGGTCGTGAGCGGTGGCCGTCACTCGTGCGCGCTCGACGAGGCCAACGAGGTGCACTGCTGGGGCCACGACGCCGAGGGCCAGACCCGCGTGCCCGATCCGCTCTGA
- a CDS encoding PaaI family thioesterase, with product MSTPLPPLDGHLFGPGQPCFGCGPDHPYGFHLTFAREGDEIVTRFTPGDRYQGPPGIMHGGLVSTLADEVAAWALIGLLGKFGFTASFDAKLHKAVRIGVPLEGRSIITRDARRIVDVAVRIVQDGADAFTGSFRFVVLDQGGAERMLGGPIPDAWKRFCR from the coding sequence ATGAGCACTCCTCTGCCGCCCCTCGACGGACATCTCTTCGGGCCCGGTCAGCCCTGCTTCGGCTGCGGGCCCGACCATCCCTACGGCTTCCACCTCACGTTCGCGCGCGAGGGCGACGAGATCGTCACCCGGTTCACGCCCGGTGATCGCTACCAGGGCCCGCCCGGGATCATGCACGGTGGGCTCGTCTCGACCCTCGCCGACGAGGTCGCCGCGTGGGCCCTGATCGGCCTGCTCGGCAAGTTCGGCTTCACCGCGTCGTTCGACGCGAAGCTGCACAAGGCGGTGCGCATCGGCGTCCCGCTCGAGGGCCGCTCGATCATCACCCGCGACGCGCGCCGCATCGTCGACGTCGCGGTGCGCATCGTCCAGGACGGAGCCGACGCGTTCACCGGCAGCTTCCGGTTCGTCGTCCTCGACCAGGGCGGCGCCGAGCGCATGTTGGGCGGTCCCATTCCCGACGCTTGGAAGCGCTTCTGTCGTTGA
- a CDS encoding 4-hydroxyphenylacetate 3-hydroxylase family protein: MKTAEQYVESLRARKLVLWVDGQRVPDPTRHPKVRPAINTVAATYALAHDPDPTIRDLATPHSKLVDARVNRFTHLFTSDEDLRKKLELQRILGRLTGTCFQRCVGMDGLNATYLATHGRAGHDRFVRWLANVQREDLTLDGAMTDPKGDRSKRPTEQPDSFLRVVGRSAVGLVIRGAKIHQTGAANAHEILVMPGQSLRAGEEDFAIACAIPVDAPGVSMVLGRQPSDERRGGPDAGNARYGGQECVVLFEDVFVPRERVFIDGDLEACNELLEAFAGFHRASYGGCKPGNLDVLVGATALLAKKNGVRDASHVRDKLTEMVHLTETIHALGLAASTKATKHRSGIHQVDPVLANVCKHHVTQLPYEIVRLAEDLAGGLLATMPSIADLDHPELGPKLRHVMGDRDRAKLLRLVEWMSYGSGAVPLRIECMHGAGSPQAQRVVIERRTDWDEKMRAARKLAGLDE; this comes from the coding sequence ATGAAGACCGCCGAGCAGTACGTCGAGTCGCTGCGGGCGCGGAAGCTCGTCCTCTGGGTGGACGGCCAGCGCGTTCCCGATCCCACGCGCCACCCGAAGGTGCGGCCCGCGATCAACACGGTCGCTGCGACCTACGCGCTCGCGCACGATCCCGACCCGACGATCCGCGATCTCGCCACGCCGCACTCCAAGCTCGTCGACGCGCGCGTGAACCGCTTCACGCACCTCTTCACGAGCGACGAGGACCTGCGGAAGAAGTTGGAGCTCCAACGAATCCTCGGGCGCCTCACCGGCACCTGCTTCCAGCGCTGCGTCGGGATGGACGGCCTCAACGCGACGTACCTCGCGACCCACGGCCGCGCGGGGCACGACCGCTTCGTGCGCTGGCTCGCGAACGTGCAGCGCGAGGATCTGACGCTCGACGGCGCGATGACCGATCCCAAGGGCGATCGCAGCAAGCGCCCGACCGAGCAGCCCGACTCGTTCCTGCGCGTCGTCGGTCGCAGCGCGGTCGGCCTCGTGATCCGCGGCGCGAAGATCCACCAGACCGGCGCGGCGAACGCGCACGAGATCCTGGTGATGCCCGGCCAGTCGCTCCGCGCCGGAGAAGAAGACTTCGCGATCGCGTGCGCGATCCCCGTCGATGCGCCGGGCGTCTCGATGGTGCTCGGCCGCCAGCCCAGCGACGAGCGACGCGGCGGTCCCGACGCGGGCAACGCGCGCTACGGCGGCCAGGAGTGCGTCGTGCTCTTCGAGGACGTGTTCGTCCCGCGCGAGCGCGTCTTCATCGACGGCGATCTCGAGGCCTGCAACGAGCTGCTCGAGGCGTTCGCGGGGTTCCACCGCGCGAGCTACGGCGGGTGCAAACCGGGCAACCTCGACGTGCTCGTCGGCGCGACCGCGCTGCTCGCGAAGAAGAACGGCGTGCGCGACGCGTCGCACGTACGCGACAAGCTGACCGAGATGGTCCACCTCACCGAGACCATCCACGCGCTCGGCCTCGCCGCCTCGACCAAGGCGACCAAACACCGCTCGGGGATCCACCAGGTCGACCCGGTGCTCGCGAACGTCTGCAAGCACCACGTCACCCAGCTGCCCTACGAGATCGTCCGGCTCGCCGAGGATCTCGCGGGCGGCCTGCTCGCGACGATGCCCTCGATCGCCGATCTCGATCACCCCGAGCTCGGGCCCAAGCTCCGGCACGTGATGGGCGATCGCGATCGCGCGAAGCTGCTGCGCCTGGTCGAATGGATGAGCTACGGCTCGGGCGCGGTCCCGCTGCGCATCGAGTGCATGCACGGCGCGGGATCGCCCCAGGCCCAACGGGTGGTGATCGAGCGCCGCACCGATTGGGACGAAAAGATGCGCGCCGCGCGCAAGCTCGCCGGCCTCGACGAGTGA
- a CDS encoding NADH-quinone oxidoreductase subunit A, whose amino-acid sequence MLAIAIAIPSLLFILASTLGRKNPTPEKLIPYESGSATTGAQHVRLSVKFYLTAILFVVFDIEAVFLYPWAAQFRELGWFGLVEMLLFLLVLGVTLVYAWKKGALEWER is encoded by the coding sequence ATGCTCGCGATCGCGATCGCGATCCCGTCGTTGCTGTTCATCCTGGCATCGACGCTGGGCAGGAAGAACCCGACGCCCGAGAAGCTGATCCCCTACGAATCGGGCTCTGCGACCACCGGCGCACAGCACGTACGGCTCAGCGTCAAGTTCTATCTCACCGCCATCCTCTTCGTCGTCTTCGACATCGAGGCGGTGTTCCTGTATCCGTGGGCGGCTCAGTTCCGCGAGCTCGGCTGGTTCGGGCTCGTGGAGATGCTGCTCTTCCTCCTCGTCCTCGGCGTGACCCTCGTCTACGCGTGGAAGAAGGGAGCGCTCGAATGGGAAAGGTAG
- a CDS encoding NADH-quinone oxidoreductase subunit C, with protein MSKKVLERLKAQFGDRILATSSNFGDDEAVVAPKDWLEVATFLRDDPECEMNHFVDVTCVDYPMREDLPRFDVLVFVRSLAKKHRVRLKTRVDEGGSVPSLVPVWIGANWGEREAWDMFGVVFEGHPDPRRILLYEEFVGHPLRKDYPIEKTQPLVPYRDVEDIDKLPPFGADEGQPWSRIDWQARIEGSDFQVSPAIGEQQGQRPALSRGTEYTDLDDEAARTATE; from the coding sequence ATGAGCAAGAAGGTGCTCGAGCGCCTGAAGGCGCAGTTCGGTGACCGCATCCTCGCGACGAGCAGCAATTTCGGCGACGACGAGGCCGTGGTCGCGCCGAAGGACTGGCTCGAGGTCGCGACGTTCCTGCGCGACGATCCCGAGTGCGAGATGAACCACTTCGTCGACGTCACGTGCGTCGACTACCCGATGCGCGAGGACCTGCCGCGCTTCGACGTGCTCGTCTTCGTGCGCTCGCTCGCGAAGAAGCACCGCGTGCGGCTCAAGACGCGCGTCGACGAGGGCGGCAGCGTCCCGTCGCTCGTGCCGGTGTGGATCGGCGCGAACTGGGGCGAGCGCGAGGCGTGGGACATGTTCGGCGTGGTCTTCGAGGGCCACCCCGATCCGCGCCGCATCCTGCTGTACGAAGAGTTCGTCGGGCACCCGCTCCGCAAGGACTACCCGATCGAGAAGACGCAGCCGCTGGTGCCCTACCGCGACGTGGAGGACATCGACAAGCTGCCGCCCTTCGGCGCCGACGAGGGCCAGCCGTGGTCGCGCATCGACTGGCAGGCGCGCATCGAGGGCAGCGACTTCCAGGTCTCGCCCGCCATCGGCGAGCAGCAGGGCCAGCGCCCCGCGCTCAGCAGGGGCACCGAGTACACCGACCTCGACGACGAAGCGGCCCGTACCGCGACGGAGTGA
- a CDS encoding NADH-quinone oxidoreductase subunit D — MEPFYEDEEHEGTLELPAEPMRINMGPSHPAMHGTIRMVLELDGETVMDLDIQPGYLHRGFEKSCERGNWTQVFPYADRLNYVSPMLCNVGFSLAVEKLAGLKVPERCTWYRMILGEISRITDHLTCNSASAMELGAFTPFLWCIKVRDWLWDVLEQETGARMTHSFGRIGGMAKEPTPHFKESVRAVLPQVDEVLLETESLLLKNRIFLDRTQGIGKLSKERALAWGVTGPVLRSTGVDYDVRKAHPYMFYNAVDFDVPVGHDGDNYDRFMVRFEEVRQSMKIIEQCLDKMPDKGPINADDPRFVLPEKLDVYNTIEATIAHFKIVMEGIKVPAGEAYGFTEGGNGEMGFFIVSDGSGTPYRVRCRPPCFYNLQACREMLIGDMVADIVPTFGSINMIGGECDR, encoded by the coding sequence ATGGAGCCCTTCTACGAAGACGAGGAGCACGAGGGCACGCTCGAGCTGCCCGCCGAGCCCATGCGGATCAACATGGGCCCGTCGCACCCCGCGATGCACGGCACCATCCGCATGGTGCTCGAGCTCGACGGCGAGACGGTGATGGATCTCGACATCCAGCCGGGCTACCTGCACCGCGGCTTCGAGAAGAGCTGCGAGCGCGGCAACTGGACGCAGGTCTTCCCCTACGCGGATCGCCTCAACTACGTCTCGCCGATGCTCTGCAACGTGGGCTTCTCGCTCGCGGTGGAGAAGCTCGCCGGGCTCAAGGTGCCGGAGCGCTGCACCTGGTACCGGATGATCCTCGGCGAGATCTCGCGCATCACCGATCACCTCACGTGCAACAGCGCGTCGGCGATGGAGCTCGGCGCGTTCACGCCCTTCCTGTGGTGCATCAAGGTGCGCGACTGGCTCTGGGACGTGCTCGAGCAGGAGACCGGCGCGCGCATGACCCACTCCTTCGGCCGCATCGGCGGCATGGCGAAGGAGCCGACGCCGCACTTCAAGGAGAGCGTCCGCGCGGTGCTGCCGCAGGTCGACGAGGTGCTCCTCGAGACCGAGTCGCTGCTGCTCAAGAACCGCATCTTCCTCGATCGCACCCAGGGCATCGGGAAGCTGAGCAAGGAGCGCGCGCTCGCGTGGGGCGTGACCGGCCCGGTGCTGCGCTCGACCGGCGTCGACTACGACGTGCGCAAGGCGCACCCGTACATGTTCTACAACGCCGTCGACTTCGACGTTCCGGTCGGCCACGACGGCGACAACTACGATCGATTCATGGTGCGCTTCGAGGAAGTGCGTCAGTCGATGAAGATCATCGAGCAGTGTCTCGACAAGATGCCGGACAAGGGTCCGATCAACGCCGACGACCCGCGCTTCGTGCTGCCCGAGAAGCTCGACGTGTACAACACGATCGAGGCGACCATCGCGCACTTCAAGATCGTGATGGAGGGCATCAAGGTGCCGGCCGGTGAGGCCTACGGGTTCACCGAGGGCGGCAACGGCGAGATGGGCTTCTTCATCGTGAGCGACGGCTCGGGCACGCCCTATCGCGTGCGCTGCCGCCCGCCGTGCTTCTACAACCTGCAGGCGTGCCGCGAGATGCTGATCGGCGACATGGTGGCGGACATCGTGCCCACCTTCGGCTCGATCAACATGATCGGCGGCGAGTGCGACCGCTGA
- a CDS encoding 2Fe-2S iron-sulfur cluster-binding protein, giving the protein MPTFKLDGQEIPFEPGDTIIRAAWKKGVEIPHYCWHPGLSIAANCRMCLVEIKSARPMALPILAWDEKKKDYVETTKNKLQPACQMEVTEGMEVVSKGAAVEKAQASVQEFLLLNHPVDCPICDQAGECKLQDYWLAHQKKLKRKDTEPVHKPKAVRFGPTIVYDAERCIMCTRCIRFCDEVVGDHVLDMRERGNKNEICVSPGRELDHAYTLMTEHVCPVGALTSKDFRFKARVWFLRSAPGVCNGCATGCNTWVDYDPRYQRVYRLRPRDNEEVNKFWMCDAGMMTYKRFHEDRILTGRVRQEGRVVEVPRDVSIEAASKVLEKSQRLAVVFSAQHTNEDNFVLGKLGREHLGGTALYLAALSPESVPGGWKGDAILRHPDPNPNRAGATAVAGGELRSTADLAADIAAGKIDAILSLGWAAGESVEQLANLANVPHVNLSSNIGPLTQVATVVVPVATTAEASGTFVNAKGMAQQFQRAVNAPLGIKSAWETLIEIGKRVGREIAFAKLPEVRAAMPATTSAVAAAS; this is encoded by the coding sequence ATGCCGACGTTCAAGCTCGATGGTCAGGAGATTCCCTTCGAGCCCGGAGACACGATCATCCGGGCTGCGTGGAAGAAGGGAGTCGAGATCCCGCACTACTGCTGGCACCCCGGTCTCTCGATCGCGGCCAACTGCCGCATGTGCCTCGTCGAGATCAAGAGCGCGCGCCCGATGGCGCTGCCGATCCTCGCGTGGGACGAGAAGAAGAAGGACTACGTCGAGACGACGAAGAACAAGCTCCAGCCCGCCTGTCAGATGGAAGTGACGGAGGGCATGGAGGTCGTCAGCAAGGGCGCGGCGGTCGAGAAGGCGCAGGCGTCGGTGCAGGAGTTCCTCCTGCTCAATCACCCGGTCGACTGCCCGATCTGCGATCAGGCCGGTGAGTGCAAGCTCCAGGACTACTGGCTCGCGCACCAGAAGAAGCTGAAGCGCAAGGACACCGAGCCGGTGCACAAGCCGAAGGCGGTGCGCTTCGGTCCGACCATCGTCTACGACGCCGAGCGCTGCATCATGTGCACGCGCTGCATCCGCTTCTGCGACGAGGTCGTGGGCGACCACGTGCTCGACATGCGCGAGCGCGGCAACAAGAACGAGATCTGCGTCTCGCCCGGTCGCGAGCTCGATCACGCGTACACGCTGATGACCGAGCACGTCTGTCCGGTCGGCGCGCTGACGAGCAAGGACTTCCGCTTCAAGGCGCGCGTCTGGTTCCTGCGCAGCGCGCCCGGTGTCTGCAACGGCTGCGCGACGGGCTGCAACACGTGGGTCGACTACGATCCTCGTTACCAGCGCGTCTATCGCCTTCGCCCGCGCGACAACGAAGAGGTGAACAAGTTCTGGATGTGCGACGCGGGCATGATGACGTACAAGCGCTTCCACGAGGATCGCATCCTCACCGGGCGCGTTCGTCAGGAAGGCCGCGTCGTCGAGGTGCCGCGCGACGTCTCGATCGAGGCGGCCTCGAAGGTGCTCGAGAAGTCGCAGCGCCTCGCGGTGGTGTTCAGCGCGCAGCACACCAACGAGGACAACTTCGTGCTCGGCAAGCTCGGGCGCGAGCACCTCGGCGGCACCGCGCTCTACCTCGCGGCGCTCTCGCCCGAGAGCGTGCCCGGCGGGTGGAAGGGCGACGCGATCCTGCGTCATCCCGACCCGAACCCGAACCGCGCGGGCGCGACGGCGGTGGCCGGCGGCGAGCTTCGCAGCACTGCGGATCTCGCGGCGGACATCGCGGCGGGCAAGATCGACGCGATCCTCTCGCTCGGATGGGCGGCGGGGGAGAGCGTGGAGCAGCTCGCGAATCTCGCGAACGTGCCGCACGTGAACCTCTCGTCGAACATCGGCCCGCTCACGCAGGTCGCGACGGTGGTGGTGCCGGTGGCGACGACCGCCGAGGCGAGCGGCACCTTCGTGAACGCGAAGGGCATGGCGCAGCAGTTCCAGCGCGCGGTGAACGCGCCGCTCGGGATCAAGAGCGCCTGGGAGACGCTGATCGAGATCGGCAAGCGCGTCGGACGTGAGATCGCGTTCGCGAAGCTGCCCGAGGTGCGCGCGGCGATGCCCGCGACGACGTCCGCTGTCGCGGCGGCGAGCTGA
- a CDS encoding complex I subunit 1/NuoH family protein, producing MDLGWLVLVSILKIAFVIGVLLLLFAPVLVLAERRQSAFFQDRLGPYMGGFPMPRALLDAIPYLVLGAYVVAALCGVMFAISLAMVATGNGQDVLFTEPVFGIEHTWGGLMLVFFPLAVIHLVAAKILPFLFFDGRLTIFGGLHALFDAIKAFTKEDIVPPRGDKFLHSIAPIIAMVPAFATAAVIPFGPTIYVDYLLEQLPADGAIGGTAIDIQVANLNIGILYIFAIAGTGIIGAAIAGYASDNKYALLGGLRAASQMVSYEVTLGLSLVPMFMLYDSLMLPDMIRWQGEHVWGVLVNPLAFVLFFTASIAEYKRVPFDAPEGESEIVAGYFLEYSSGKWLMYMMGEFIEVAVSSAIIAVVFLGGWEVPFLTRAGWEAFGYRFDLTGTGFDVVSNVANSHLFIIIVQVVAFLAKVMVLALISIQVRWTLPRFRYDQIMSLCWKLILPLSLVNILVTGIFVLLFQQMGW from the coding sequence ATGGATCTCGGCTGGCTCGTTCTCGTTTCGATCCTGAAGATCGCGTTCGTCATCGGCGTGCTGCTGCTGCTGTTCGCGCCGGTGCTGGTGCTCGCGGAGCGTCGTCAGAGCGCGTTCTTCCAGGACCGCCTCGGCCCGTACATGGGCGGCTTCCCGATGCCGCGCGCGCTGCTCGACGCGATCCCGTACCTCGTGCTCGGCGCGTACGTCGTCGCGGCGCTCTGCGGCGTGATGTTCGCGATCAGCCTGGCGATGGTCGCGACCGGCAACGGTCAGGACGTGCTCTTCACCGAGCCGGTGTTCGGCATCGAGCACACCTGGGGCGGGCTGATGCTCGTCTTCTTCCCGCTCGCGGTGATCCACCTCGTCGCGGCGAAGATCCTCCCGTTCCTCTTCTTCGACGGGCGCCTCACGATCTTCGGCGGCCTGCACGCGCTCTTCGACGCGATCAAAGCGTTCACCAAGGAGGACATCGTCCCGCCCCGCGGCGACAAGTTCCTCCACTCGATCGCGCCGATCATCGCGATGGTGCCGGCGTTCGCGACCGCGGCGGTGATCCCGTTCGGTCCGACGATCTACGTCGACTACCTGCTCGAGCAGCTGCCCGCGGACGGCGCGATCGGCGGGACCGCGATCGACATCCAGGTCGCGAACCTGAACATCGGCATCCTCTACATCTTCGCGATCGCGGGCACCGGCATCATCGGCGCGGCGATCGCGGGCTACGCGAGCGACAACAAGTACGCGCTGCTCGGCGGCCTCCGCGCTGCGAGCCAGATGGTCAGCTACGAGGTCACGCTCGGCCTCTCGCTGGTCCCGATGTTCATGCTCTACGACTCGCTGATGCTGCCGGACATGATCCGCTGGCAGGGCGAGCACGTGTGGGGCGTGCTGGTGAACCCGCTCGCGTTCGTCCTCTTCTTCACCGCGTCGATCGCGGAGTACAAGCGCGTGCCCTTCGACGCGCCCGAAGGTGAGAGCGAGATCGTCGCCGGCTACTTCCTCGAGTACTCGTCGGGCAAGTGGCTGATGTACATGATGGGCGAGTTCATCGAGGTCGCGGTGAGCTCGGCGATCATCGCCGTCGTGTTCCTCGGTGGCTGGGAGGTCCCGTTCCTCACGCGCGCCGGATGGGAAGCGTTCGGCTACCGCTTCGATCTCACCGGGACGGGCTTCGACGTCGTCAGCAACGTCGCGAACTCGCACCTGTTCATCATCATCGTGCAGGTCGTCGCGTTCCTCGCGAAGGTCATGGTGCTCGCGCTGATCAGCATCCAGGTGCGCTGGACGCTGCCGCGCTTCCGCTACGACCAGATCATGAGCCTCTGCTGGAAGCTCATCCTGCCGCTCTCGCTGGTGAACATCCTCGTGACCGGCATCTTCGTGCTGCTGTTCCAGCAGATGGGTTGGTGA
- a CDS encoding NuoI/complex I 23 kDa subunit family protein, translated as MAYAIKKPGRTVADQSYVVEAVKGLGVTFKRFFQNTIGPAENRKTATIRYPEETREYPERFRGVHRLTHRVDGSPRCVACLCCSTACPAQCIYIEPAEYEADDPRHGYERYPRVFVIDELRCIFCGFCVEACPCDAIRMDTGTHVPASWKREHFIFDKETLMSIPGKDGTYVTANPRHEPGDPTHPGLDRDKAH; from the coding sequence ATGGCCTACGCGATCAAGAAGCCCGGACGCACCGTCGCGGACCAGAGCTACGTGGTCGAGGCGGTGAAGGGCCTCGGCGTCACCTTCAAGCGCTTCTTCCAGAACACGATCGGCCCCGCCGAGAACCGGAAGACCGCGACCATCCGGTACCCCGAGGAGACTCGCGAGTACCCGGAGCGCTTCCGCGGCGTGCACCGCCTCACGCACCGCGTCGACGGCTCGCCCCGCTGCGTCGCGTGCCTGTGCTGCAGCACGGCGTGCCCCGCGCAGTGCATCTACATCGAGCCCGCCGAGTACGAGGCGGACGATCCGCGTCACGGCTACGAGCGTTATCCGCGCGTGTTCGTGATCGACGAGCTGCGCTGCATCTTCTGCGGGTTCTGCGTCGAGGCGTGCCCGTGCGACGCGATCCGCATGGACACCGGCACGCACGTGCCGGCGTCGTGGAAGCGCGAGCACTTCATCTTCGACAAAGAGACGCTGATGAGCATCCCGGGCAAGGACGGGACGTACGTCACCGCGAACCCGCGTCACGAGCCGGGCGATCCGACCCACCCCGGCCTGGACCGCGACAAGGCGCACTGA
- a CDS encoding DUF3634 family protein has protein sequence MLDPIVTLVLLLVAVGAYLLWRANEIFCLSVREGRVLVVRGRIPPALLHGIEDVVRRTGTRRATIRAVAGQHHARLAVSGTDDGTAQRLRNVFGTHPIQKLRGAKLPEARNLGQVLGIAWLAWLLVDRGRG, from the coding sequence GTGCTCGACCCGATCGTCACCCTCGTCCTGCTGCTCGTCGCGGTCGGCGCGTACCTGCTGTGGCGCGCGAACGAGATCTTCTGCCTGTCGGTCCGCGAAGGACGAGTGCTGGTGGTGCGCGGCCGCATCCCGCCGGCGCTGCTCCACGGCATCGAGGACGTCGTGCGTCGCACCGGGACCCGTCGCGCGACCATCCGCGCGGTCGCGGGCCAGCACCACGCGCGTCTCGCGGTGAGCGGAACCGACGACGGCACCGCCCAGCGCTTGCGCAACGTGTTCGGTACGCACCCGATCCAGAAGCTCCGCGGCGCGAAGCTTCCCGAGGCCCGCAACCTCGGTCAGGTCCTCGGCATCGCGTGGCTCGCCTGGCTGCTGGTCGACCGCGGCCGCGGCTGA
- a CDS encoding trans-sulfuration enzyme family protein — protein MPSDQQSKKQEPGRTTETRAVHGGEPRDRASDSLAEPIVQTATYTFASTAALVEYMEGKVEREEYGRYGNPTVRTLEEKIASLEGTDDAVAFSSGMAAVTTAILALVKSGSHVVLFSDCYRRTRQFVTSFLDRFGVTSTLVPPADVDAMQAALTPQTRLVISEAPTNPYNNVVDLRRVAAICRERRIRTMIDATFATPVNLRPAEHGIDLVVHSATKYLSGHNDVLAGAVAGPNGLVSLVRDLRHVLGGVLDPHAAYLVHRGIKTLAVRVKQQNTNALALAQALEGHPRVRRVWYPGLASHPHHAVAKELMTGFGGVVTFAVKGDLASVGRFVDACRIPRIAPSLGGVESLIEQPALMSYFELSTEQREAVGITDDLVRYAVGIEDTDELVADVLRALDQTA, from the coding sequence ATGCCTTCCGACCAGCAGTCCAAGAAGCAGGAGCCCGGGCGGACGACGGAGACGCGCGCCGTGCATGGCGGCGAGCCCCGCGACCGCGCGAGCGACTCGCTCGCCGAGCCGATCGTCCAGACCGCCACGTACACGTTCGCGAGCACGGCCGCGCTCGTCGAGTACATGGAGGGCAAGGTCGAGCGCGAGGAGTACGGACGCTACGGGAACCCGACGGTCCGGACCCTCGAGGAGAAGATCGCGTCGCTCGAGGGGACCGACGACGCCGTCGCGTTCTCGAGCGGGATGGCCGCGGTGACGACCGCGATCCTCGCGCTGGTGAAGAGCGGCTCGCACGTCGTGCTCTTCTCGGACTGCTACCGGCGCACGCGGCAGTTCGTGACGTCGTTCCTCGATCGCTTCGGCGTCACCAGCACGCTGGTCCCACCCGCCGACGTCGATGCGATGCAGGCGGCGCTCACGCCGCAGACGCGGCTGGTGATCAGCGAGGCGCCGACCAACCCCTACAACAACGTGGTCGATCTGCGACGCGTCGCTGCAATCTGCCGCGAGCGACGCATCCGCACGATGATCGACGCGACCTTCGCGACGCCGGTGAACCTGCGTCCCGCGGAGCACGGCATCGATCTCGTCGTGCACAGCGCGACGAAGTACCTGAGCGGGCACAACGACGTGCTCGCGGGCGCCGTCGCCGGGCCGAACGGGCTCGTCTCGCTGGTGCGCGATCTGCGGCACGTGCTCGGGGGCGTGCTCGACCCCCACGCTGCGTACCTGGTGCATCGCGGCATCAAGACGCTCGCGGTCCGCGTGAAGCAGCAGAACACGAACGCGCTCGCGCTGGCGCAGGCGCTCGAGGGGCATCCTCGGGTGCGGCGCGTGTGGTACCCGGGGCTCGCGTCGCATCCGCACCACGCGGTCGCGAAGGAGCTCATGACCGGCTTCGGCGGCGTCGTGACGTTCGCGGTGAAGGGCGACCTCGCGAGCGTCGGGCGCTTCGTCGACGCGTGCCGCATCCCGCGCATCGCGCCGAGCCTCGGCGGCGTCGAGTCGCTGATCGAGCAGCCCGCGCTGATGAGCTACTTCGAGCTCTCGACCGAGCAGCGCGAGGCGGTGGGGATCACCGACGATCTCGTGCGCTACGCGGTGGGCATCGAGGACACCGACGAGCTCGTCGCGGACGTGCTGCGGGCCCTCGATCAGACCGCCTGA